The proteins below come from a single Tachypleus tridentatus isolate NWPU-2018 chromosome 13, ASM421037v1, whole genome shotgun sequence genomic window:
- the RabX6 gene encoding RAS oncogene family member RabX6 isoform X2, which translates to MLLCAIKKAQYLNIQRILNLLKLLKVENEHWRGTFDCNWLDKVLEEQVIDFEQRKISDMKIMFTEFVNIELIFHAKALKILMRAYGFLQEIDEKQDLEEFRNRISRFKAVCVAVIQSKLGLPNDQTQNFPERTQINRKCKLQTGYVTLGPESDELHTEDSDTNVNVYPMEKHHKSLFHKKPLVCK; encoded by the exons ATGTTGCTATGCGCTATAAAAAAAGCTCAatatttgaatatacaaaggattttaaatttattaaaattgttaaag gtAGAAAATGAACATTGGAGAGGAACTTTTGATTGTAACTGGTTAGACAAAGTTCTGGAAGAACAAGTAATTGACTTTGAACAAAGAAAAATTTCTGATATGAAG ATAATGTTCACTGAATTTGTAAATATTGAACTAATTTTCCATGCCAAGGCTTTGAAAATTCTCATGAGAGCTTATGGTTTTCTTCAAGAAATAGATGAAAAACAAGATCTTgag GAATTTAGGAACAGAATATCCAGATTTAAAGCTGTTTGTGTTGCTGTCATCCAGTCTAAATTGGGATTGCCAAATGATCAGACCCAAAATTTTCCAGAAAGAACTCAAATAAACAGGAAATGCAAATTACAAACAGGTTATGTCACACTTGGGCCAGAAAGTGATGAACTTCATACAGAAGACTCAGATACAAATGTAAATGTGTATCCAATGGAAAAACATCACAAAAGTTTATTCCATAAAAAACCATTAGTTTGTAAATAG